AAGCCAGGGTTAACACAATTAAATCATGAAAGAGATAGAATATTTTATTATTCACTTAGCGATTCAAGAGATAGTTGGCGCCAAGACTGGTCTTACTCTATATTAAATGCAACACCTAATGACAATTTGGAGTATTCTGTTAAACTAACAGAGTCACAATCTGTTTTTAGTATCGGGTCTGATCGAATTCATTTATTTTTAGATAAGAACAACGTGTTGGCACAAAAATCAGTCAGTTTTGATCAGATAGAGGGTTTATACAATAACCAGGCGTTTTCAGTCCAATTTGACTCTATCAATGCGACATATTATAGGAAACATTATTTATTCAACGGATTAGAATGGAAGCATATTGGAAATCAGGACACTGGATATGTAGACATGACAAAGGCGACTCCTAATTCATTTTATTGGAGATACAATGGCCCAGTTAGTGGATATTTATATGATTTGCGAAATCAACAACATGTCAGTAAAACATACAATCAGATTAACACGCTAAATGATGGGGGCGTGTTTTTAAATGACTATTACTTGGTGAATAACAAGTATTACAATCTGTATAAAGGTATATTTATCGGCAATTTATCAATTAATCTATCGAGCTCAGTTAATAATTGGAATCGCCCTAATCTTTCAACGAATGATGTTATTGCCTACAATTATGACAATAGTGGGTTTTTAAATTGGTCTACAGGTGCTTCCGGGCTAAAAGTACAGTTCTATTCTGATTATTATAGTGGAAGTTCTACATATTATTCTGGTACACCAGGCGGTGGATTCGCTGTTGAGTTTATTGGTGATTTTGGCACGGTAAATACATTGAAGGAATCCTTTCCAGGTGAAAGTATTCGTCGTCTTAATCCCGGTGAACATTTTAGTCACAACTTATTGATTTCTTCAGAAAACCATCTCATTAACTTTAGAAAAAGAGTAAACAATACATTTCAATCAGTGATTTCCACAGTAGTTTCTTCAGTCATTACTAGTAGTGGAAATGGGAATTATACAACAACATTTTCATATGTTGGAAATGAACTTAAAAAGGCTGGTTTCAATCTTTCAGATAAGACTCCAATCTTCAACAAGACTCTTGTACGAAAGGGCTCTAGTAATGGCTATTCTGTCTATTATCATTTTACCGGTCATCATGAGGATGCTGCAATTTTGGGTTCATCCAATGGATATAATTATCAGGTATACTCGTCTAAATTAGCTGGATTAATGTTCAGGCAACAGATTTACAACAATAGTGATGAGTTAGTATCTGAGACAGATTATTATTATCATGTGAATAAATTGCCTGGTTATGCAAATAAAACGTTGTATTTTCCTGTTCTGATGGAGGCGCGTCAAAAAAATGGTCTCTTGAATTCGAAAGAAAAGTACGAGTACGAGATATCGGCCAATGGTGTTTTGTTATTGCGCAGGTCTGCAACTGTCAAAGATGATGGTAATGGAAATATCCTGAGAAATGAGATTAAGTATAGCTATCCAACTATTTCTACTTCCCTAACCTTGAATCAGATAAATTTGGCAATTCAAACAACAACAAAATATAATAATAATTATACATCGTCCGTTGCAAGCTCTTTCAGGCTTAATAATGGATTTATGATCCCCGAGCGAACCTATCAAATGATAAATCAAACTTCTGTTCCTCCAAATTTTAACAATTGGATGTCGGGTACACCAGATCCGAATCTTTGGCAAGAAGTCTCCTCCATCATTAAATATACAGCCAAGGGTCAACCAGAAATTAGTAAGGATATCGATGGTAAGTACCATTCCATACAATATCGTCTTCCTGATTATGTACCGATTGCCACTTTTAGCAATTCAACAAGATTAATGCCAATACAAGGATCGCCACATGTTGGAGCGGATGCATCCTATTTAGGCTTTGAATCAGGGGTTCAAAGTTCAAGAGATGAGACAAACGATTTTTGGGATTTGTACCAACCGGGTCTCAATGATCTTGTGTCCCCGGGCAGTACCGGTAAGTACGCTGTCAGGGTTAATAAAAAGCAAACTACCGCTGTTTATGGTCCCACAAAGGATTTTCTCCCATCAGATCAGTATGGTAGGTATTTGGTGTCATGCTGGGTGAAGACAGATGCTGGTTTTTCAACGGGAAATACATGGTTAAAGATACATGCGAAACAAAACTCTGAAAACAATTCAATTTATCCTGCGGGTGCGATCAGTTCAGTCATTGTACCTGCAACAAATGGTCAATGGAAATATATAAGTGCCATTCTTGACCTTGGAACGGTTCGAAGCGGAAATACTGAGACCTTAAGAATCCGGACTTTTATAGAAAATCAAAATGTTTCTTACCCGGTTTATGTGGACGATATAAGATTCAATCCTGTTCAATCAGTTTCTGCTGTAACAGTCATGGATTCTGTTTACAATTACCCCATCGCAAGCATCGGGAACAATGACGAAATTGTACGGTACTATTACAATACCTCAAATGAATTGATTGCGACCGAAGGGATGGATGGAATAGTAAGGCATTTTTCAGTTCCATACTTCTCCAGAAATGGATCGCTAACTGATTCATACAACAGTTCTGACCCAAATACAGTTTTAGCAGCAAACATAATTGATGGAGGTAAGTTTTATTCCTTTAATTATAACCACACAGACTGGACTCTATCTGGGCTTTCAAGAGTCAATGGTTCAATTCAGGACCAAACGATTGCTAACATTGGGACCCTTACATACTCATTGGGCACACAAGCTGATATTGGAATTCGATTCGAATTAGCCCACCTGTCCGGTTCTGAGAACTACTCATTAAAAATGGGTCAATTCACGATTGTTAAGTCTGGAAATCAATGGTGCTTATATTCTTCAGGTGCACAACCTGTGATCTCAACGGTGACAGAAGGGCGCGCAGTCACTGAATGGGTCGGTTTTATTTTAAAAAATAAGTTACTTTTTTATGCAGATGGGAAGTTAATTTTCACCTATGTAAATAGTAACCAGATTTCCGGTTCAATTCAAATAGAAAGTGGCGGTGTTGGCACCTGCAAAATCGATAATGTCCTTATTATGAAAAAGCCAGTACTATCCATGAGCTATCTGAATGCAAGCGGCCAAGTGATTCAAAGTCAGGTGCTTAATGACAATGATCTGATTGTCTCTGGACCGGTTTATGACGAAATAGGCAGACCATATGTTCAACCAAAGCCAGTTAAATATGATAATTCACTCTTTGGATTGCGGTCTGGTTACGTGACCTCATTTAATGGAACAACCATAGCTGGTGATGTGGTGTCACAAAATCCACAGGATGGTGGATACCCTTATACAAGAGTTCAGTTTGAAAGTAGTCCGCTAAGTCGGGTCATTAAAACAGGGCTGGCAGGCTCTGACTTTAACCTATACCGGTCTGAACGGCCTCAATCAATATATTCAGAAAATGTTATTCATGGTATAACAGATGGGAATGATCGCAAGAATTTCCTTTTATCTTCGGTTTTCAAACCGGACGACGGTATATACTCCACAACTATTCATGATCAACTAGGTCGGAAGCTTTTTGACCGTGTTGGGCCGAGTACCATTAGTAGCAAAATTGCAACAGTCAGATCTTCAAATCCCACACAGTCATTTTTTGTTAATACGAATCAAACAGTCTCCTATTCAGTTTCATTCTCGACTTCACAAAGTATGGATGAAGGGACTATGAGAAAAGCAACATTCAGGGTCGGAACGTCGCCAGGCGCTGAAGATGTCTTGAAAATCACTTATCAGTTTCCAGGCTCCTATCCTACAACTGCAAACGGTACTTTTCTTGCGCAACCTGGTATCAATTATTATCTGTCCTATGATAATAATTTTACAACTGATGGTCTGAAAATATCTGTTATCGGGTCAGTAACCTACACGGGCGAGGACTACCGGACAACCAAATATGAGTATGATGAGTTTGGACGGTTATCAAAACTGTTTTCTCCAAATTATTTCAATCTTCCGA
The DNA window shown above is from Bacteroidota bacterium and carries:
- a CDS encoding RHS repeat protein gives rise to the protein MKGCTTNTTFYPLVSNCTYILCLVIALHLITICTVRAQEIGPSKQNEVNLNDRFGSNTTDMVNLATGQVEFSVPLYSISKGSAAFSLNLYYSSTAVANDLRNNKNYNSGVIGVDWQLTESYFFREHNNTINLFDDKFYLSHNGQIIELLIIDHDENNKTISFNTELARPEKITYFYSVSDERWEILSTTGIISIFGGFKNYESNGYNKQSDGNSIAWDVAVLDHILPSNIVYDSNGERIQSQLACRWYLSKIADEFSNEIKLEYMPIERPFGGTGGNKVTKDLMLKKVYDQIGNQIELNYGSKDSLEYFFEDNGSIETTSFLNEFGSTKFLSTVKYFDYKQNKLFETNLAYETLLYGLFKRRFLRSIETIKIDNRSTPKLLFEYSPLGTSHAKMIKMTNGYGEIKTISYTDFLLSTEYNLNTKHWISIGWAQTLNDVGNGIVYSKLEDTDVTGNPLQAGGKVYVGFLRWENTGWQNYSVRQDDRLDGIIKYSHPIEKDTLNYSVYGSPKYIAVLKNTRHWSIGKQLYLYTIPDTVGNNNELNLTKFNFEVGNLNWGSGNTNGGSVNGNNLLQVVTGEDWIAIYGEQSGKLFLFRMTETGWEKTEATQRNDWIQHTQATNWTNNYKTVIKTRNGFGIYETKPGLTQLNHERDRIFYYSLSDSRDSWRQDWSYSILNATPNDNLEYSVKLTESQSVFSIGSDRIHLFLDKNNVLAQKSVSFDQIEGLYNNQAFSVQFDSINATYYRKHYLFNGLEWKHIGNQDTGYVDMTKATPNSFYWRYNGPVSGYLYDLRNQQHVSKTYNQINTLNDGGVFLNDYYLVNNKYYNLYKGIFIGNLSINLSSSVNNWNRPNLSTNDVIAYNYDNSGFLNWSTGASGLKVQFYSDYYSGSSTYYSGTPGGGFAVEFIGDFGTVNTLKESFPGESIRRLNPGEHFSHNLLISSENHLINFRKRVNNTFQSVISTVVSSVITSSGNGNYTTTFSYVGNELKKAGFNLSDKTPIFNKTLVRKGSSNGYSVYYHFTGHHEDAAILGSSNGYNYQVYSSKLAGLMFRQQIYNNSDELVSETDYYYHVNKLPGYANKTLYFPVLMEARQKNGLLNSKEKYEYEISANGVLLLRRSATVKDDGNGNILRNEIKYSYPTISTSLTLNQINLAIQTTTKYNNNYTSSVASSFRLNNGFMIPERTYQMINQTSVPPNFNNWMSGTPDPNLWQEVSSIIKYTAKGQPEISKDIDGKYHSIQYRLPDYVPIATFSNSTRLMPIQGSPHVGADASYLGFESGVQSSRDETNDFWDLYQPGLNDLVSPGSTGKYAVRVNKKQTTAVYGPTKDFLPSDQYGRYLVSCWVKTDAGFSTGNTWLKIHAKQNSENNSIYPAGAISSVIVPATNGQWKYISAILDLGTVRSGNTETLRIRTFIENQNVSYPVYVDDIRFNPVQSVSAVTVMDSVYNYPIASIGNNDEIVRYYYNTSNELIATEGMDGIVRHFSVPYFSRNGSLTDSYNSSDPNTVLAANIIDGGKFYSFNYNHTDWTLSGLSRVNGSIQDQTIANIGTLTYSLGTQADIGIRFELAHLSGSENYSLKMGQFTIVKSGNQWCLYSSGAQPVISTVTEGRAVTEWVGFILKNKLLFYADGKLIFTYVNSNQISGSIQIESGGVGTCKIDNVLIMKKPVLSMSYLNASGQVIQSQVLNDNDLIVSGPVYDEIGRPYVQPKPVKYDNSLFGLRSGYVTSFNGTTIAGDVVSQNPQDGGYPYTRVQFESSPLSRVIKTGLAGSDFNLYRSERPQSIYSENVIHGITDGNDRKNFLLSSVFKPDDGIYSTTIHDQLGRKLFDRVGPSTISSKIATVRSSNPTQSFFVNTNQTVSYSVSFSTSQSMDEGTMRKATFRVGTSPGAEDVLKITYQFPGSYPTTANGTFLAQPGINYYLSYDNNFTTDGLKISVIGSVTYTGEDYRTTKYEYDEFGRLSKLFSPNYFNLPRPDANPNDYVTSIAYDNRGRIVQKTSADEGYVKILQDNAGRIRFKLTKSGDKAANDEIMYFKYDDLNRLIEEGVITTTDWTGVSAYVENKSWPATPSTWRVKSEYDFIWNGTGYVPGKRGLLYRRLVNKDADNTFDVEESYVYDALNRLTSKKVKVARYSTNTYTTTFTYDGMSRLTRISYPGGHIVDYAYDHLNRVKTVGIPTDADYYADYTYDPVTGRLQNEKLANGGTQKITTYSYNSPGWLTSISNPLFTETASFTTGRFGDNAGYFDGKISKLSYSYNFTSNPRNYDVRMKYDSFGQLVTADYQTTNGTDPTVDNGDFGVPVNQPTVFDFHGNFLQVTKSTSQFVSIYGSGNQLASLDNQNTSEETSLTYNPDGAITNKTITPLSGPAVSMEFSFDYYTSRVLSGQKKVSGTTQYTVNLTYDSEGFRALKEVQTGSTTDYLLSLTAPGGSRLEERKRINSGTESVKSYIYGATGLLAIRSSSVDYFVIKDRLNSTRIVFKGTDGTVVSRFDYAPYGEVIRSLESGDLVSFTYTGQEMDKH